One window from the genome of Cucumis melo cultivar AY chromosome 10, USDA_Cmelo_AY_1.0, whole genome shotgun sequence encodes:
- the LOC103502536 gene encoding probable calcium-binding protein CML25 has translation MGFRSLFRKKKPFSSVNSPLVSSSSTLGSRSSLDGSESQIAELEEVFKKFDVNGDGKISSAELGSIMTSLGHNATEEELGKMIEEFDADGDGFINLHEFVELNTKEIDPEELLENLREAFSVYDIDGNGSISAEELHKVLRSLGDDCSVADCRQMISGVDSNGDGMISFEEFKVMMSTGLSVAGG, from the coding sequence ATGGGATTTAGATCTCTGTTCCGAAAAAAGAAACCCTTCTCCTCCGTTAATTCTCCGCTCGTTTCCTCATCCTCCACACTCGGATCTCGATCCTCATTAGATGGTTCAGAATCTCAGATCGCAGAACTCGAGGAAGTATTCAAGAAATTCGATGTGAACGGTGACGGAAAGATCTCGTCTGCTGAATTGGGCTCGATTATGACAAGCCTAGGGCACAACGCTACAGAGGAAGAGCTCGGGAAGATGATAGAGGAATTCGATGCCGATGGTGACGGATTCATCAATTTGCACGAATTTGTGGAATTAAATACTAAAGAAATCGATCCGGAGGAATTATTGGAGAATCTGAGAGAGGCGTTTTCGGTATATGATATCGATGGAAATGGATCGATATCTGCTGAGGAATTGCATAAGGTTCTGAGAAGCTTGGGGGACGATTGTTCGGTAGCGGATTGCCGGCAGATGATCAGCGGCGTCGATAGCAACGGCGATGGAATGATTAGCTTTGAGGAGTTCAAGGTGATGATGTCGACGGGACTCTCCGTTGCTGGCGGCTGA